One window of Bactrocera tryoni isolate S06 chromosome 2, CSIRO_BtryS06_freeze2, whole genome shotgun sequence genomic DNA carries:
- the LOC120768786 gene encoding paramyosin has translation MHHLYPSLKGDQLCPLGFHPQTRYPTRCKRCFRDYKEHGGRRGIEDVAVSSPNLTEGGNSRPSSRTWTSTQNLSSFNGTGSSNDIELKRRPQSWASTPDIDEADEQTTKANSRPSGRTQQNDVDVTLKLPVPPRRHTTALDIKEVEDSTSKTASSSSTSSPSRSSIPEDLIILSTDSLAERVRKMNLLKKQRQNSRESSRERSIPKKSDDSDNNSSSDTESKAPPDRPERSKSTTSMAEAATKRNSLPPKKVTTSSTTSATSSTSTTTSTTSAGITPKAVSTASSTTNGARTNSTSSTAKSSTSTSTTTASRQQKEEARRLKSAEDVEFMLKIKDTKYAHKRQTHDNSSLTTETTETTLVGPNDRELHDELKRLRTDYEAMKLRAERAEREKSDILLRRLASMDTASNRTAASEALALQQKVNEMKDQLEKVNDEKRKLNIRMKEIENNPKGGEYELKRKLQAAEQLCEELMEENQDAKKEIINLQAEMDELQDTYRDDEVKAKTNLQKELEKMTKNCRILNFKLKKYERKVEIMEQEKQNNYNTDLLTKVNKLEEELRFANELTRKLQVEADELRNPGKRKTPMLGIIGKSTSADANPQPPLQLMRDLQDSVERESDLKDQLKFAEEEAENLRKKVARYEDENDSLMMQLKKMATRSRTTRKLSPIPHRLMPESAAERDEGISDEDDPAELRILLELNEQEAAILRQRVDDLEKENRETKKHVRELQEKVHQAETGDKKSSLLSFNSTPTNAADKKLKALTEELMQLRKSLSDKDRTIERLQSEIAAKTGSALPQDVNIDAKRQLKLVEQEASVLRTKISTLESENEKLLKDNKRMQLQALRKSTSLDKNGANGEELTKLKESLEKMECERNELDAKLKVILQEAEAKLPIRAPKRVTDLTPKNHLKKWIEELEDEIREMRVIVLNSGGDKVKTLETEKASLEEQLQKAKQRLSIAEGDIASLIIKLIMKINFKAEPELSSYNPNANESDIKKVATPEMPYLAEPTSPVF, from the exons ATGCATCATTTGTATCCGTCGTTAAAAGGTGACCAATTATGTCCGCTGGGGTTCCATCCCCAGACCCGCTATCCGACACGCTGCAAACGTTGCTTTCGTGACTACAAAGAGCATGGCGGTCGGCGGGGTATTGAAGATGTGGCCGTCTCATCGCCTAACTTAACGGAAGGCGGCAATTCCAG ACCATCATCGCGCACGTGGACCTCTACACAGAATCTGTCGAGTTTTAATGGCACGGGGAGTAGTAATGATATCG AACTAAAGCGGCGTCCACAATCATGGGCCTCCACACCGGACATCGACGAAGCGGACGAACAGACGACAAAGGCCAACTCGCGTCCCAGTGGTCGTACGCAGCAAAACGATGTGGACGTGACATTGAAGTTACCGGTACCTCCACGACGGCATACAACGGCGCTGGATATAAAGGAG GTAGAGGATTCCACATCAAAGACAGCATCCTCATCTTCTACATCATCACCTTCGCGTTCTAGTATTCCGGAGGATCTAATTATCCTTTCCACAGACAGCCTCGCCGAACGGGTACGTAAAATGAATTTGTTGAAGAAACAGCGCCAAAACTCCCGAGAATCCAGTCGAGAACGTTCCATACCCAAGAAGAGCGATGA TAGTGATAACAATTCATCCAGCGATACTGAGAGTAAAGCGCCACCTGATCGACCAGAGCGCAGCAAATCCACCACATCCATGGCCGAAGCTGCCACCAAACGCAATTCGCTGCCCCCGAAGAAAGTTACAACCTCCAGCACAACATCCGCAACTTCCTCCACTTCAACAACAACTTCCACGACAAGCGCCGGTATCACACCGAAAGCAGTGAGTACAGCGTCGTCGACAACAAATGGCGCGCGTACAAATTCCACAAGTTCAACAGCTAAGTCGTCTACAAGCACTTCCACAACGACCGCCTCAAGGCAACAAAAGGAAGAAGCAAGACGGTTGAAATCTGCCGAAGATGTGGAATTCATGCTGAAAATTAAAGATACCAAGTATGCGCATAAAAGACAAACGCACGATAATAGTTCCCTTACGACGGAAACGACAGAAACCACTTTGGTGGGTCCGAACGATAGAGAGCTGCATGATGAGCTGAAACGGTTGCGCACCGACTACGAAGCGATGAAATTACGTGCAGAGCGCGCCGAACGCGAAAAAAGTGATATTTTGTTGCGTCGGCTCGCCTCAATGGACACCGCATCGAATCGGACCGCAGCCTCTGAGGCTTTAGCGTTGCAGCAAAAGGTAAACGAGATGAAAGACCAATTGGAAAAAGTAAACGATGAAAAACGTAAGCTAAATATACGCATGAAAGAGATCGAAAACAATCCGAAAGGTGGCGAGTATGAGTTAAAACGTAAACTACAGGCGGCCGAGCAGTTGTGCGAAGAGCTGATGGAGGAGAATCAGGATGCAAAGAAGGAGATTATCAATTTGCAGGCCGAAATGGATGAGCTGCAAGACACCTATCGCGATGATGAGGTGAAGGCGAAAACAAATCTGCAAAAGGAGCTGGAGAAGATGACAAAAAATTGCCGAATACTCAATTTCAAACTTAAGAAATACGAACGTAAGGTTGAGATAATGGAACAGGAGAAACAAAACAACTACAATACAGATTTATTGACCAAGGTCAATAAACTGGAGGAAGAGCTGCGTTTTGCAAACGAACTAACACGTAAATTACAA GTTGAAGCTGACGAGCTACGCAATCCGGGCAAAAGAAAGACGCCTATGTTAGGTATTATTGGCAAGTCTACATCGGCGGACGCAAATCCACAGCCACCATTACAATTAATGCGCGACTTGCAAGACTCTGTGGAACGTGAATCGGATTTGAAGGACCAGCTGAAATTTGCCGAGGAAGAG GCTGAAAATTTGAGGAAAAAGGTTGCCCGCTACGAGGATGAAAATGATTCGCTAATGATGCAGTTGAAAAAAATGGCAACACGCTCCAGAA CTACACGTAAGCTGAGCCCGATACCACATCGTCTGATGCCTGAATCGGCGGCTGAACGTGACGAAGGTATATCCGATGAGGACGATCCCGCCGAGTTACGCATACTTTTGGAACTGAACGAGCAAGAGGCGGCAATACTGCGTCAGCGTGTTGACGATTTGGAGAAAGAAAATCGTGAAACTAAAAAGCATGTCAGAGAGCTGCAGGAGAAAGTACATCAGGCCGAGACGGGAGACAAGAAGTCTTCTCTGCTCTCGTTCAACTCGACACCAACAAATGCCGCTGATAAGAAACTTAAAGCACTCACAGAGGAGCTAATGCAGTTACGTAAATCACTTTCCGATAAGGATCGTACAATCGAACGCTTGCAGTCGGAGATTGCGGCTAAAACCGGCTCTGCGCTGCCACAAGATGTCAATATAGATGCGAAGCGTCAACTGAAATTGGTCGAACAAGAGGCGTCGGTGTTACGCACGAAAATCTCGACATTGGAAAGCGAAAATGAGAAGTTGCTGAAAGATAATAAACGCATGCAATTGCAGGCGTTACGCAAGAGTACGTCGTTGGATAAAAATGGCGCGAATGGCGAGGAACTTACAAAATTGAAGGAATCACTTGAAAAGATGGAGTGTGAACGCAATGAGTTAGATgccaaattaaaagttatattaCAGGAAGCTGAAGCGAAACTGCCCATTCGAGCGCCCAAACGTGTAACAGATTTGACGCCAAAGAATCACTTGAAGAAATGGATCGAAGAGTTGGAGGATGAGATACGCGAAATGCGTGTGATAGTATTGAATAGTGGAGGCGATAAGGTAAAGACGCTTGAGACTGAAAAGGCGAGTCTGGAGGAACAGTTGCAGAAAGCCAAACAGCGTTTGTCCATAGCTGAGGGTGATATTG CAAGTTTGATTATCAAGTTAatcatgaaaataaatttcaaggcAGAACCAGAGCTATCGAGCTACAATCCGAACGCCAATGAATCCGATATTAAAAAAGTCGCAACACCCGAAATGCCTTACTTAGCAGAACCCACAAGCCCAGTTTTTTAA